In the Gymnodinialimonas sp. 202GB13-11 genome, one interval contains:
- a CDS encoding L,D-transpeptidase: MRTTPEDMVLTPSGLRFWGARLPFSVGRGGVVRDKREGDGGTPVGVHRIVGCLYRPDRLARPCDWAVPIGPSDLWSDASGLNDYNTMVRAPYGGSAERLMRGDPLYNIILITDWNWPHAEAGRGSAIFIHQWRGPGRPTEGCVGLRPDHLRWIVPRISYATRLIVPEALAD, from the coding sequence ATGCGGACCACGCCGGAAGATATGGTGCTGACGCCCTCTGGCTTAAGATTCTGGGGGGCGCGTCTGCCGTTTTCCGTTGGGCGCGGCGGGGTGGTCCGAGACAAACGCGAAGGCGATGGCGGGACACCAGTCGGTGTGCATCGCATTGTCGGCTGCCTCTATCGCCCGGATAGGCTGGCGCGGCCTTGCGATTGGGCTGTGCCCATCGGACCCAGCGATCTTTGGTCGGATGCCTCCGGTTTGAACGACTATAACACCATGGTCCGCGCGCCCTACGGCGGCTCCGCCGAGCGGCTGATGCGGGGCGATCCGCTCTACAACATCATCTTGATCACCGATTGGAACTGGCCCCATGCCGAGGCCGGTCGAGGCTCCGCCATCTTCATCCACCAATGGCGCGGGCCTGGGCGACCGACAGAGGGCTGCGTCGGATTGCGCCCGGATCACCTGCGCTGGATTGTCCCGCGGATCAGCTATGCGACGCGGTTGATCGTGCCCGAGGCTCTCGCGGACTAG
- the lptE gene encoding LPS assembly lipoprotein LptE produces MSSFNRRLALTMLLAPLAACNFQPVYGPGGSGTALRNQIRLTNPDTRIEFEVLSRFEDRLGTGSTYDLDFAIETGQRDLAIDGAENIGRINVVGSLAFTLREAATGRILQQGEVATFTAYATTDSPVATASARRDAENRLAVALADQLVTRLLAGAPTWS; encoded by the coding sequence ATGTCGTCGTTTAATCGCCGCCTTGCCCTGACCATGTTGCTGGCCCCACTGGCGGCCTGCAACTTCCAGCCGGTTTACGGACCGGGAGGATCAGGTACGGCTCTTCGCAATCAGATTCGCCTCACGAACCCCGATACACGGATCGAATTTGAAGTGCTGTCGCGCTTTGAAGATCGATTGGGCACCGGCTCTACCTACGACCTCGACTTCGCCATCGAAACGGGCCAGCGAGACCTTGCAATTGACGGGGCCGAAAATATTGGTCGGATCAACGTGGTCGGGTCGCTGGCCTTCACTTTGCGAGAGGCGGCAACCGGGCGGATCCTCCAACAAGGCGAAGTTGCGACCTTCACCGCCTATGCCACCACCGACTCCCCGGTTGCCACGGCGTCCGCCCGGCGCGACGCGGAAAATCGGCTCGCCGTGGCGCTTGCGGATCAGCTCGTCACCCGCTTGCTGGCTGGTGCACCCACCTGGTCATGA
- a CDS encoding DUF3576 domain-containing protein, whose translation MGMRSGNFVAFGAVLALLAACGGTSDFANDTDLQAERLQREGILRDPDRETIWDLFGDNEDPSVTVEVNSYLWQASLEILDFMPLEAADPFTGIIAFGYATPPGGNRAYRATVYVSDPALEARSLRVALQGRNGTAVSRATARQVEDAILTRARQLRVADGRL comes from the coding sequence ATGGGTATGCGTTCAGGAAACTTTGTCGCCTTTGGCGCGGTGCTGGCCCTCTTGGCGGCGTGCGGTGGAACAAGCGACTTTGCCAATGACACTGACCTGCAAGCCGAGCGGCTGCAGCGTGAAGGCATTCTGCGTGATCCCGATCGCGAGACCATCTGGGATCTGTTCGGCGATAACGAAGACCCGTCCGTTACGGTCGAGGTGAACAGCTATCTCTGGCAAGCGTCGCTCGAAATCCTCGACTTCATGCCGCTTGAAGCCGCAGACCCCTTCACCGGAATTATCGCGTTTGGCTATGCGACCCCGCCCGGTGGCAATCGCGCCTATCGCGCGACCGTCTACGTGTCTGACCCTGCGCTGGAGGCCCGCAGCCTGCGTGTGGCCCTGCAAGGACGGAACGGCACCGCCGTCAGCCGCGCCACCGCCCGTCAGGTCGAGGATGCCATTCTGACCCGCGCGCGCCAGCTACGCGTGGCGGACGGTCGGCTGTAG
- the holA gene encoding DNA polymerase III subunit delta codes for MKLSTRDANTYFKRPDQSAAGCLIFGEDAMRVSLKRQDLLAALLGQNAEEEMRLTRLTGADLRSDGAALLDAVKAVGFFPGRRAVLVEGATDGLSKVFAAAMEDWAEGDAQIIATAGRLTPKSALRKVFEGSKMAYAAAIYDDPPDRAQIEDWVKEAGLSAPDRDAMADLEGLARTVPPGDFRQMIDKLGLYKRGDATPISSADIEAVAPLTREAELDDILHATAEAETGAIGPILNRLKQQGTTPVSLCIAALRHFRALHMAASHPNGPAAGLQAMRPPIFGPRRDRMVRQASRWGRDALESALSMLVETDLTLRSASTAPQMAIMERTLIRLAMLPGRGGRR; via the coding sequence ATGAAGCTCAGCACCCGCGACGCAAATACCTATTTCAAGCGCCCCGACCAATCAGCGGCCGGCTGTCTGATCTTCGGCGAAGACGCCATGCGCGTTTCGCTCAAACGGCAGGATCTTCTTGCCGCCCTTCTCGGTCAGAATGCCGAAGAGGAAATGCGCCTTACCCGGCTGACAGGGGCCGACCTCCGCTCCGATGGCGCGGCCCTGCTCGATGCCGTTAAGGCCGTAGGATTCTTCCCCGGTCGGCGCGCGGTGCTTGTAGAGGGGGCAACTGATGGCCTCTCCAAGGTCTTTGCCGCCGCGATGGAGGATTGGGCCGAAGGCGACGCGCAGATCATCGCCACCGCCGGGCGGCTCACACCGAAATCGGCCCTGCGGAAGGTCTTCGAAGGTTCGAAAATGGCCTATGCCGCCGCGATTTACGATGATCCGCCTGACCGCGCCCAGATCGAGGACTGGGTGAAAGAAGCGGGCCTTTCCGCTCCCGACCGCGATGCCATGGCTGACCTGGAAGGGCTCGCCCGCACTGTCCCGCCCGGCGACTTCCGGCAAATGATCGACAAGCTTGGACTCTACAAGCGCGGCGACGCCACGCCCATCTCGTCCGCCGACATCGAAGCCGTCGCCCCCCTGACGCGCGAAGCCGAACTCGACGACATCCTGCACGCCACAGCGGAGGCTGAGACCGGCGCCATCGGCCCGATCCTCAACCGCCTTAAGCAGCAAGGCACCACGCCCGTCTCGCTGTGCATCGCGGCGCTTCGCCACTTCCGCGCATTGCATATGGCCGCCAGCCACCCAAATGGCCCCGCCGCCGGTTTGCAGGCCATGCGCCCGCCCATCTTCGGCCCGCGCCGTGATCGCATGGTCCGACAAGCCAGCCGCTGGGGCCGCGACGCGCTGGAATCCGCATTATCCATGTTGGTCGAAACCGACCTGACCCTGCGCTCGGCCAGCACTGCGCCGCAGATGGCTATCATGGAACGCACGTTAATCCGGCTGGCCATGCTGCCGGGTCGAGGAGGAAGACGATGA
- a CDS encoding YggS family pyridoxal phosphate-dependent enzyme, producing MSLSEITTRIEAAAQAHGRDAADITLIAVSKVQPPERVQAVLDEGHRIYGENRVQEAQGRWPAFQEAFDNIHLHLIGPLQTNKARQAIEMFSTIHTVDRPKLATTLARLAQERGGSPEVFVQVNTGEEPQKAGCLPSDADAFIAEVRALDLPLKGLMCIPPVEEEPSLHFALLAKIAARNGLEGLSMGMSSDFETAIGQGATHIRVGSAIFGERDYG from the coding sequence ATGTCTCTGTCTGAAATCACCACCCGCATTGAGGCTGCCGCGCAGGCCCATGGCCGCGACGCAGCCGACATCACCTTGATCGCTGTCTCCAAGGTGCAGCCGCCCGAACGGGTGCAGGCCGTGCTGGACGAAGGTCATCGCATCTACGGCGAGAACCGGGTGCAGGAGGCGCAAGGGCGTTGGCCTGCGTTTCAGGAGGCATTCGATAATATCCACCTCCATCTGATTGGCCCGCTGCAAACCAACAAGGCGCGGCAGGCGATTGAGATGTTTTCGACGATCCACACGGTAGACCGACCCAAGCTGGCGACGACCCTGGCGCGTCTTGCGCAGGAACGGGGGGGGAGCCCAGAGGTTTTCGTGCAAGTGAACACGGGGGAGGAGCCGCAGAAAGCGGGCTGCCTCCCGTCGGATGCGGACGCCTTTATCGCTGAGGTTCGCGCGCTCGACTTGCCTCTGAAGGGCCTGATGTGCATCCCACCGGTGGAAGAAGAACCCAGCCTGCACTTCGCGCTGCTCGCCAAGATCGCTGCGCGCAATGGTCTGGAGGGGCTCTCAATGGGCATGTCGTCTGACTTTGAAACGGCCATCGGGCAGGGGGCCACCCATATCCGCGTCGGGTCTGCGATCTTCGGGGAACGGGATTACGGCTAG
- a CDS encoding porin, which yields MKKVLFATTALVATAGYASADVALSGSAQMGVQGGSGTTITQFVQDIDVTFTMSGETDSGITFGAAIDLDESASGVGTDDAGVAIFVSGDFGTLTMGDTDGGFDAGMQEVNIGSPGSINDNETTHSGYSGNSGLDGLYDGQILSYSYSVSGFTITGSIEMDDDAGATAAFVGANNGAIDGALVAPVTGADPAPFNIPGYAGAILAGDGLTGDAIYGIGASYAGSFGGGSYTVGAGYQTVQDFDADLAGAQGITIMGISATVALDSGFSAGFNYSQIDVEGLGIAARAGNAPDALGAAVIASNFSGTHMAIGASYAFGDITVHANYGQYDWDPTAYAYDSSGYGLAASYDLGGGLSAHIGYGSSSIDALNASADGYYGASGPAAATGTSSNWSLGVAMSF from the coding sequence ATGAAAAAGGTTCTCTTTGCGACCACAGCGCTTGTTGCGACTGCTGGCTACGCATCGGCCGACGTCGCGCTCAGCGGTTCGGCACAAATGGGCGTCCAGGGTGGCTCCGGCACCACGATCACCCAGTTCGTTCAGGACATCGACGTAACTTTCACCATGTCCGGTGAAACCGACAGCGGCATCACCTTTGGTGCAGCTATCGATCTCGACGAATCGGCTTCGGGCGTTGGCACCGACGACGCAGGCGTTGCGATCTTCGTTTCCGGCGACTTCGGCACGCTCACCATGGGCGACACCGACGGCGGCTTCGACGCAGGTATGCAGGAAGTGAACATCGGTTCGCCGGGTTCGATCAACGACAACGAGACCACGCACTCTGGTTACTCGGGCAACTCGGGCCTCGACGGTCTGTATGACGGCCAGATCCTGTCCTACTCCTACTCGGTTTCGGGCTTCACGATCACCGGCTCGATCGAGATGGACGATGATGCAGGCGCAACTGCTGCATTCGTCGGCGCAAACAACGGTGCAATCGACGGCGCACTTGTTGCTCCCGTCACCGGTGCCGATCCTGCTCCGTTCAACATCCCTGGCTACGCTGGCGCGATCCTTGCTGGTGACGGCCTTACCGGCGATGCAATCTACGGCATCGGCGCAAGCTATGCCGGCTCGTTCGGCGGCGGCTCCTACACTGTTGGTGCTGGCTACCAGACGGTCCAAGACTTTGACGCCGATCTTGCTGGCGCTCAGGGCATCACCATCATGGGCATCTCGGCAACGGTTGCTCTGGACAGCGGCTTCTCGGCTGGCTTCAACTACTCGCAGATCGACGTTGAAGGTCTGGGTATCGCAGCTCGCGCGGGTAACGCACCCGACGCACTTGGTGCCGCGGTCATCGCGTCCAACTTCTCCGGTACGCACATGGCGATCGGCGCATCCTATGCGTTCGGCGACATCACCGTGCACGCCAACTATGGCCAGTACGACTGGGACCCCACAGCTTATGCGTATGACTCCTCGGGCTACGGCCTGGCAGCGTCCTACGATCTGGGCGGCGGTCTCTCGGCTCACATCGGCTACGGTTCCTCCTCGATCGATGCTCTGAACGCATCGGCCGACGGTTACTACGGTGCCTCCGGCCCCGCAGCTGCAACCGGCACGAGCTCCAACTGGTCGCTCGGCGTGGCAATGTCCTTCTAA
- the leuS gene encoding leucine--tRNA ligase gives MSRYDPAKIEPKWQKAWEEAGTFLAKMSADKPKYYVLEMFPYPSGRIHIGHVRNYTMGDVIARYKLSTGHNVLHPMGFDAFGMPAENAAMAQGGHPADWTYENIDTMVAQMKPLGFGIDWSRMFATCDPEYYGQQQALFLDMLEAGFIDRKNAVVNWDPVDMTVLANEQVIDGKGWRSGAEVERKELTQWFFKISDMADELLGALDGLDDWPAKVKLMQENWIGKSRGLQFAFGLVDAVGGHDRVEVYTTRPDTLLGASFVGISPDHPIAKELEAKDDAVAAFCADCRKGGTTAEAIEKAEKMGYDTGLKVRHPFDTAAELPVYIANFILMDYGTGAIFGCPAHDERDLEFARKYDLPVVSTYVPEAGEDDFTRPEDGGEAYVPPKTEPVRYVAGFAGDEVQSGNAAIDAAIAFCESEGVGQGVTKFRLRDWGLSRQRYWGAPIPVVHCKACGVVPEKKENLPIELPKDVSFDIPGNPLDRHPTWRDVPCPSCGAPAQRETDTMDTFVDSSWYFARFTSPHADTPTAREEAEYWMNVDQYIGGIEHAILHLLYSRFFARAMHLTGHLPRKSLEPFNALFTQGMVTHAIFKTTGDDGRPVYHYPEAVDLRDGKGFLEDGTEVDIVPSAKMSKSKNNVVDPVAIIEQYGADTARWFVLSDSPPERDVEWTAAGAEAAYKHLGRVWSLCDRIGNMDRNAPGDGDDDLLRAMHKAIHDVTMGVESFGFNAAIAKLYGFTNTLQKSKASYAAQREAMLTLAQLMSPFTPHLAEDIWAYQGGKGLIANADWPEADEAMLVEDTVTMPIQINGKRKSEIKVAKDASKEEVEKIALADDAVVKALDGNPPKKLIVVPGRIVNVVV, from the coding sequence ATGTCCCGCTACGACCCCGCAAAGATCGAGCCCAAATGGCAAAAGGCCTGGGAAGAGGCCGGGACGTTCCTTGCGAAAATGTCCGCCGATAAGCCCAAGTATTACGTGTTGGAAATGTTCCCCTATCCGTCGGGCCGCATCCATATCGGGCATGTGCGCAACTACACGATGGGCGACGTCATCGCGCGCTACAAGCTGAGCACCGGCCACAACGTCCTGCACCCGATGGGCTTCGACGCCTTCGGCATGCCGGCTGAGAACGCGGCTATGGCGCAAGGCGGCCACCCCGCAGATTGGACCTACGAGAATATCGACACGATGGTCGCGCAGATGAAGCCCCTGGGCTTTGGCATCGACTGGTCGCGCATGTTCGCCACCTGCGACCCGGAATACTACGGCCAACAGCAGGCCTTGTTCCTGGATATGCTGGAAGCAGGCTTCATCGACCGCAAGAACGCTGTCGTAAACTGGGACCCGGTCGATATGACCGTTCTGGCCAATGAGCAGGTGATCGACGGCAAAGGCTGGCGCTCGGGCGCTGAGGTCGAACGCAAAGAACTCACCCAATGGTTCTTCAAAATCTCCGACATGGCGGATGAGCTGTTGGGGGCGTTGGACGGTCTGGATGACTGGCCAGCCAAGGTAAAGCTGATGCAGGAAAACTGGATCGGCAAATCGCGCGGCCTTCAATTCGCCTTCGGGCTGGTCGATGCGGTGGGCGGCCACGACCGGGTCGAAGTCTACACGACCCGCCCCGACACGCTGTTGGGCGCAAGTTTCGTGGGCATCTCGCCTGACCATCCCATCGCCAAGGAGTTGGAAGCCAAGGACGATGCCGTCGCGGCTTTCTGTGCCGACTGCCGCAAGGGTGGCACCACGGCGGAAGCCATCGAGAAGGCCGAGAAGATGGGCTACGACACCGGCCTGAAGGTGCGCCACCCGTTCGACACGGCGGCAGAGCTGCCCGTCTACATCGCCAACTTCATCCTGATGGACTACGGCACCGGCGCCATCTTCGGCTGCCCGGCCCATGATGAACGCGACCTCGAATTCGCGCGCAAGTACGACCTGCCCGTGGTGTCTACCTACGTGCCGGAAGCAGGTGAAGACGACTTCACGCGCCCCGAGGACGGCGGCGAAGCCTATGTGCCGCCAAAAACCGAGCCCGTCCGCTACGTGGCTGGTTTCGCAGGTGACGAAGTACAATCCGGCAACGCTGCCATCGACGCAGCTATCGCCTTTTGCGAAAGCGAAGGTGTGGGCCAGGGAGTCACCAAATTCCGCCTGCGCGATTGGGGTCTCAGCCGGCAGCGCTACTGGGGCGCGCCGATCCCCGTTGTCCACTGCAAAGCCTGCGGTGTCGTGCCCGAGAAGAAAGAGAACCTCCCCATTGAGCTGCCCAAGGACGTCAGCTTCGACATCCCCGGCAACCCGCTGGACCGTCACCCAACCTGGCGCGACGTGCCCTGCCCCTCTTGCGGTGCGCCCGCTCAGCGCGAGACGGACACGATGGACACGTTCGTCGACTCAAGCTGGTACTTCGCCCGCTTCACCTCCCCCCATGCCGACACACCCACGGCGCGCGAGGAAGCGGAATACTGGATGAATGTCGATCAATATATCGGCGGCATCGAACACGCGATTCTGCACCTGCTCTACAGCCGATTCTTCGCCCGCGCGATGCACCTGACCGGCCACCTGCCCCGCAAATCGCTGGAACCGTTCAACGCGCTCTTCACGCAAGGCATGGTCACCCACGCGATCTTCAAGACGACCGGCGATGATGGTCGCCCCGTCTACCACTACCCCGAGGCCGTGGACCTGCGGGACGGCAAAGGCTTCCTCGAGGATGGCACCGAGGTAGACATCGTCCCCTCCGCAAAGATGTCCAAGTCCAAGAACAACGTCGTCGACCCGGTCGCGATCATCGAGCAATACGGCGCCGATACCGCGCGCTGGTTCGTCCTGTCCGACTCACCACCCGAGCGTGACGTCGAATGGACCGCCGCCGGGGCCGAGGCCGCCTACAAGCACTTGGGCCGGGTTTGGTCCCTGTGCGACCGCATCGGCAACATGGACCGCAATGCGCCCGGCGACGGAGACGACGACCTGCTGCGCGCCATGCACAAGGCGATCCATGATGTGACAATGGGCGTGGAAAGCTTCGGCTTCAACGCCGCCATCGCCAAGCTTTACGGCTTCACCAATACGCTGCAGAAGTCGAAAGCCTCGTACGCCGCGCAACGCGAAGCGATGCTGACGCTGGCCCAACTGATGTCGCCCTTCACACCGCATCTGGCAGAAGACATCTGGGCCTATCAAGGCGGCAAGGGTCTGATCGCCAACGCCGATTGGCCCGAGGCGGACGAGGCGATGCTGGTCGAAGACACCGTCACCATGCCGATCCAGATCAACGGCAAACGCAAGTCCGAGATCAAGGTCGCCAAGGATGCCAGCAAGGAAGAGGTTGAAAAGATCGCGCTGGCGGACGACGCTGTGGTCAAAGCTTTGGATGGCAACCCGCCCAAGAAGCTGATCGTTGTGCCCGGACGGATCGTGAATGTCGTCGTTTAA
- a CDS encoding glutathione S-transferase family protein yields the protein MNIQVYGHVRSRAIRVLWTLEELGAEYEFIEAAPRSPEAKAVNPSGKVPYMVADGQMIPDSVAIMTFLADKHGALTAPTGTLARAQQDSFIQLVNDEIDSLLWTAARHSFILPEDHRVPAVKESLKWEFATTQNTVADRMSADGPFVAGEEMSIADILLSHCVGWAGNAKFDVTNDRLIEHNAMMRARPAFKRALSQGG from the coding sequence ATGAATATTCAAGTCTATGGACATGTCCGCAGCCGCGCGATCCGGGTCCTCTGGACACTCGAAGAACTGGGCGCGGAGTACGAATTTATCGAAGCCGCCCCCCGCTCGCCCGAAGCCAAGGCCGTAAACCCGTCCGGCAAGGTGCCCTACATGGTGGCGGACGGTCAGATGATCCCCGACTCGGTCGCTATCATGACGTTCCTCGCCGACAAACACGGCGCACTGACCGCGCCCACCGGAACCCTCGCCCGCGCCCAGCAGGACTCGTTCATCCAACTGGTGAACGATGAGATCGACTCGCTCTTGTGGACGGCCGCACGCCACAGCTTCATCCTCCCGGAAGACCACCGTGTGCCCGCGGTGAAGGAGTCGTTGAAGTGGGAATTTGCCACCACCCAAAACACTGTCGCAGATCGGATGAGCGCTGATGGCCCCTTCGTCGCCGGGGAAGAAATGTCGATCGCGGATATTCTTCTCAGCCACTGCGTGGGATGGGCGGGAAATGCGAAATTCGACGTGACGAATGACCGCCTGATCGAGCACAACGCCATGATGCGCGCGCGGCCTGCATTCAAGCGCGCACTGTCTCAGGGCGGTTAA